Proteins co-encoded in one Pseudomonas beijingensis genomic window:
- a CDS encoding MbtH family protein, with protein sequence MTSVFDREDIVFQVVVNHEEQYSIWPDYKAVPEGWRTVGKSGFKKECLAYIEEVWTDMRPLSLRKKMEEQAAAVH encoded by the coding sequence ATGACTTCAGTATTCGACCGCGAGGACATCGTCTTTCAGGTCGTGGTCAACCACGAAGAACAGTATTCGATCTGGCCGGACTACAAGGCCGTCCCCGAGGGCTGGCGCACCGTTGGCAAAAGCGGCTTCAAGAAGGAATGCCTGGCCTACATCGAAGAAGTCTGGACCGACATGCGCCCGCTGAGCCTGCGCAAGAAGATGGAGGAGCAGGCGGCTGCGGTTCATTGA
- a CDS encoding aspartate aminotransferase family protein: MSVANSLIEAQPARVSPVPAETLYQFNESPLLARQSRQESNARSYPRRIPLALKRAKGLYVEDVEGRTFIDCLAGAGTLALGHNHPVVIDAIQQVLADELPLHTLDLTTPVKDRFVQDLFGLLPIELAAEAKIQFCGPTGTDAVEAALKLVRTATGRSTVLSFQGGYHGMSQGALSLMGSLGPKKPLGALLSSGVQFMPYPYDYRCPFGLGGVEGVKANLHYLENLLNDPEAGVQLPAAVIVEVVQGEGGVIPADLDWLRGLRRITEQAGVALIVDEIQSGFGRTGKMFAFEHAGIIPDVVVLSKAIGGSLPLAVVVYREWLDTWLPGAHAGTFRGNQMAMAAGSAVMRYLREHDLPAHAAAMGERLSEHLRILQRDFPQLGDIRGRGLMLGVELVDPAGKPDALGHPPVHAQLAPRLQRECLKRGLILELGGRQGGVVRFLPPLIITRAEIDRVAEIFGRALHAAVTDS, encoded by the coding sequence ATGTCAGTCGCCAACAGCCTTATCGAAGCACAGCCGGCCCGGGTCAGCCCGGTGCCGGCCGAGACGCTCTACCAGTTCAATGAATCACCACTGCTGGCGCGCCAGAGTCGGCAGGAATCCAATGCCCGCAGCTATCCACGGCGGATACCCCTGGCCCTCAAGCGCGCCAAGGGATTGTATGTCGAGGACGTCGAGGGCCGTACCTTCATCGATTGCCTGGCCGGCGCCGGCACGCTGGCGCTGGGGCATAACCACCCGGTGGTGATCGACGCGATCCAGCAGGTGCTGGCCGATGAACTGCCGTTGCACACCCTGGACCTGACCACACCGGTCAAGGACCGCTTCGTCCAGGATCTGTTCGGTCTGTTGCCGATAGAGCTGGCCGCCGAGGCGAAAATCCAGTTCTGCGGCCCCACCGGTACCGACGCGGTGGAAGCCGCCCTCAAGCTGGTGCGCACCGCCACCGGACGCAGCACCGTGCTGTCGTTCCAGGGCGGTTACCACGGCATGAGCCAGGGGGCATTGAGCCTGATGGGCAGCCTGGGGCCGAAGAAACCCTTGGGCGCCTTGCTCAGCAGTGGTGTGCAGTTCATGCCATACCCCTACGATTACCGCTGCCCGTTCGGGCTGGGCGGTGTCGAGGGCGTCAAGGCCAACCTGCATTATCTGGAAAACCTGCTGAACGACCCGGAGGCCGGCGTGCAATTGCCGGCGGCGGTCATCGTCGAAGTGGTGCAGGGCGAGGGCGGGGTCATTCCCGCCGACCTGGACTGGCTGCGCGGCTTGCGACGGATCACCGAGCAGGCAGGGGTGGCGTTGATCGTCGACGAAATCCAGAGCGGCTTCGGCCGTACCGGCAAAATGTTTGCCTTCGAGCATGCCGGGATCATCCCGGATGTGGTCGTGCTGTCCAAGGCCATCGGCGGCAGCTTGCCGCTGGCGGTGGTGGTTTACCGCGAGTGGCTCGACACCTGGCTGCCGGGCGCTCACGCCGGGACCTTCCGTGGCAATCAGATGGCCATGGCCGCCGGTTCCGCAGTCATGCGCTATCTGCGTGAGCACGACCTGCCGGCCCACGCCGCCGCCATGGGCGAACGCTTGAGCGAGCACCTGCGCATCCTGCAGCGAGACTTCCCGCAACTGGGCGATATCCGCGGTCGCGGGTTGATGCTTGGTGTTGAACTGGTAGACCCGGCGGGCAAGCCGGATGCCCTCGGTCATCCGCCGGTGCATGCACAGTTGGCGCCACGGCTGCAACGCGAATGCCTCAAGCGCGGGCTGATCCTGGAGCTGGGCGGCCGGCAGGGCGGCGTGGTGCGGTTCCTGCCACCGTTGATCATCACCCGGGCGGAAATCGACCGGGTCGCCGAGATTTTCGGGCGAGCCCTGCATGCGGCGGTCACCGACAGCTAA
- the dsbD gene encoding protein-disulfide reductase DsbD, producing MRRLFLLWLFLISGLAQAANPFETKPDFLPVEKAFVLTSERLDSGQTQLFWQIADGYYLYKQRLKFDGLAEAQKPQLPEGEAHSDEFFGDQQVYRQALELKIPAGATGKIKVGFQGCADAGLCYPPQTQVIDLGGSAPAAATGEAPDQALASGLQQRALGWSLLVFFGLGLLLAFTPCSLPMLPILAGLVVGSGAGPRRGLALAGSYVISMALVYAAMGVLAALLGANLQALLQQPWLLGSFAAVFVLLALPMFGFFELQLPAALRDRLENAGRQRRGGSLVGAGILGALSGLLVGPCMTAPLAGALLYIAQSGNALHGGLILFTMGIGMGLPLLLLVTVGNRFLPKPGAWMNLLKGVFGFLFLGTALLMIRPIIDGSLWIGLWGVLLLIAAYSAWRQTEGFGRMAYLCGSASLLFGLWGSLLVIGAAGGGDDLFQPLKVYAGSEGSASVSVHDTFVTVSEPAALQRELDAAKAQGQWVLLDYYADWCVSCKIMEKQVFGRAEVLDALQGVRLLRLDVTADSPASRELLSRYQVPGPPSLLWIGADGEERRSQRITGEVDAKAFLARWNLTRDAR from the coding sequence ATGCGTCGATTGTTTTTGCTGTGGCTGTTCCTGATCTCGGGCCTGGCCCAGGCCGCCAATCCCTTCGAAACCAAACCCGATTTCCTGCCGGTGGAAAAGGCGTTCGTGTTGACCTCCGAACGCCTGGACTCCGGTCAGACGCAGCTGTTCTGGCAGATCGCCGATGGGTACTACCTGTATAAGCAGCGGCTCAAGTTCGATGGCCTGGCCGAGGCGCAGAAACCGCAGCTGCCGGAGGGTGAGGCCCACAGCGACGAGTTTTTCGGCGACCAGCAAGTCTATCGCCAGGCGCTGGAACTGAAGATACCCGCCGGTGCCACGGGCAAGATCAAGGTGGGCTTCCAGGGCTGTGCCGACGCCGGCCTGTGCTATCCACCCCAGACCCAGGTGATTGACCTGGGTGGCAGCGCACCCGCGGCGGCCACCGGCGAGGCACCGGACCAGGCCCTGGCCAGCGGCCTGCAACAACGGGCCTTGGGCTGGAGCCTGCTGGTGTTCTTCGGCCTGGGCCTGCTGCTGGCGTTCACCCCTTGTTCGCTACCTATGTTGCCGATTTTGGCCGGGCTGGTGGTGGGCAGCGGCGCCGGACCGAGACGCGGCCTGGCCCTGGCCGGCAGCTACGTGATCAGCATGGCCCTGGTGTATGCGGCCATGGGCGTGCTCGCCGCGCTGCTGGGGGCTAACCTGCAGGCACTGCTGCAACAACCGTGGCTGCTGGGCAGCTTCGCGGCCGTATTCGTGTTGCTGGCGTTGCCGATGTTCGGTTTCTTCGAATTGCAATTGCCGGCGGCGCTGCGTGACCGTCTGGAAAACGCCGGACGCCAGCGGCGCGGTGGCAGCCTGGTGGGCGCCGGTATTCTCGGGGCGTTGTCCGGCCTGTTGGTGGGCCCGTGCATGACCGCCCCGCTGGCCGGCGCCCTGCTGTACATCGCCCAGAGCGGCAATGCGCTGCACGGCGGGCTGATCCTGTTCACCATGGGCATCGGCATGGGTCTGCCGCTGTTGCTGCTGGTGACCGTGGGCAACCGCTTCCTGCCCAAGCCCGGCGCCTGGATGAACCTGCTCAAGGGCGTGTTCGGCTTCCTGTTCCTGGGCACCGCGCTGCTGATGATTCGCCCGATCATCGACGGCTCGCTGTGGATCGGCCTGTGGGGCGTGCTGCTGTTGATCGCCGCCTATAGCGCCTGGCGCCAGACCGAAGGCTTCGGCCGCATGGCCTACCTCTGCGGCAGCGCTTCGTTGCTGTTCGGCCTGTGGGGCAGCCTGCTGGTGATTGGCGCAGCGGGCGGTGGCGATGACCTCTTCCAACCCCTGAAGGTCTACGCCGGCAGCGAGGGCAGCGCGAGCGTCAGCGTCCACGACACCTTCGTTACCGTCAGCGAGCCCGCCGCCCTGCAACGGGAACTGGACGCCGCCAAGGCCCAGGGGCAGTGGGTGCTGCTGGACTATTACGCCGACTGGTGCGTGTCCTGCAAGATCATGGAAAAACAGGTATTCGGCCGCGCCGAGGTACTCGACGCCTTGCAAGGCGTGCGCCTGCTGCGCCTCGACGTCACCGCCGACAGCCCCGCCAGCCGCGAGCTGCTGAGCCGTTACCAGGTACCGGGGCCGCCGAGCCTGCTATGGATCGGCGCCGACGGTGAAGAGCGCCGCAGCCAGCGGATCACCGGGGAAGTCGACGCCAAGGCGTTCCTGGCGCGCTGGAACCTCACCCGGGACGCACGCTGA
- a CDS encoding GNAT family N-acetyltransferase: MDTFIEICTATPSDAGIISRIAERSIRIGCAAEHRNDPTIVAAWVRNNTLAHIHPWLADPRLRLTLARLQGRPAGVAMASASGRIAFCYVQPESFRRGVGQALVRDIEAWLRGRGVARVRLNSTRSSQAFYRHLGFEQSADAFAVGGVKAIAMHKPLIAPLAKVLPASKSVRG; encoded by the coding sequence ATGGACACGTTCATCGAAATCTGCACGGCCACGCCCAGCGATGCCGGCATCATCAGCCGGATCGCCGAACGCTCCATACGGATCGGGTGTGCCGCCGAACACCGCAACGACCCCACTATCGTCGCCGCCTGGGTACGCAATAACACCCTTGCGCATATCCACCCCTGGTTGGCCGACCCACGCTTGCGCCTGACCCTGGCACGTTTGCAGGGGCGGCCGGCGGGTGTCGCCATGGCCTCGGCCAGTGGCCGGATCGCCTTCTGCTATGTACAACCGGAGTCCTTCCGCCGCGGTGTCGGCCAGGCGCTGGTGCGGGACATCGAGGCCTGGCTGCGCGGGCGCGGGGTGGCCCGGGTGCGTCTCAACAGCACCCGTAGCAGCCAGGCGTTCTATCGACACCTGGGCTTCGAGCAAAGCGCTGACGCCTTCGCCGTCGGCGGGGTCAAGGCCATCGCGATGCACAAGCCACTGATCGCGCCACTGGCGAAAGTGCTGCCCGCGAGTAAATCCGTCCGTGGCTGA
- a CDS encoding ATP-binding protein, with product MMSLRLRLSLTLGAAFALIWALAAAWMLSDLRNQMMFSLDQRLVASARMVAGLLEQMPPLPSKGDGTHLSSEQLSIPGGMACQVSSLRGEILARSHGTPEQVLEAEKMGFHDQMIDGAPWRSFTLARGDLRITTADRQIEREALNMSILLAASVPVGVALLGCLCLLLWLGIGQGLAPLNRMRDALMRRNADSLEPLQIHPLPSELRPLLETQNQLFQRIGKTIERERRLTGDAAHELRSPLTAIKTHHLQVARMTEGAARDQSLARAEEGADRLHRTLEQLLLLARVEGSLSFDDGVHCNAEQVARLAIQDSASSESRRIKLHLAPGLSDAPVQMPAVLSIAALRNLLDNALRHTPDDTDVELSLEMIGQRVRFQVRDHGPGIAADDIQHLTQRFWRNGQSTGCGLGLAIVQAIVQRCGCGLHFDSRPDGLRVELTMPVQVLPG from the coding sequence GTGATGAGCCTGCGACTGCGCCTGAGCTTGACCCTCGGCGCCGCCTTCGCCCTGATCTGGGCCCTGGCCGCGGCGTGGATGCTCAGTGACCTGCGCAACCAGATGATGTTCTCCCTCGACCAGCGTCTGGTGGCCTCGGCGCGGATGGTCGCCGGGTTGCTGGAACAGATGCCGCCGTTGCCCAGCAAGGGCGACGGCACGCATTTGAGCTCCGAGCAATTGAGCATTCCCGGCGGCATGGCCTGCCAGGTCAGTTCCTTGCGCGGGGAGATTCTGGCCCGCAGCCACGGCACCCCGGAACAGGTCCTGGAAGCCGAGAAAATGGGCTTCCACGACCAGATGATCGACGGCGCGCCCTGGCGCAGCTTCACCCTGGCCCGGGGCGACTTGCGCATCACCACCGCCGACCGCCAGATCGAGCGCGAAGCCCTGAACATGTCGATACTGCTGGCCGCCTCGGTGCCGGTGGGCGTGGCGTTGCTCGGTTGCCTGTGCCTGTTGTTGTGGCTGGGCATCGGCCAGGGCCTGGCGCCGCTCAACCGCATGCGCGATGCGCTGATGCGGCGTAATGCCGACTCTCTGGAGCCCTTGCAGATCCATCCGCTGCCCAGCGAATTGCGACCCTTGCTGGAGACCCAGAACCAGTTGTTCCAGCGCATCGGCAAGACCATCGAACGCGAGCGCCGGCTGACCGGCGACGCCGCCCACGAACTGCGCAGCCCACTGACCGCAATCAAGACACACCACCTGCAAGTGGCGCGCATGACCGAGGGCGCCGCCCGTGACCAATCCCTGGCCCGGGCCGAGGAGGGCGCCGACCGCTTGCATCGCACCCTCGAACAACTGCTGTTGCTGGCGCGGGTCGAAGGCAGCCTGTCGTTCGACGATGGCGTGCACTGCAATGCCGAGCAGGTCGCGCGATTGGCGATCCAGGACTCGGCCAGCAGTGAGTCCCGGCGAATCAAGCTGCACCTGGCCCCAGGGCTGTCCGATGCACCGGTGCAGATGCCGGCGGTGCTCTCCATCGCCGCCTTGCGCAACCTGCTGGATAACGCCCTGCGCCATACCCCGGACGATACCGATGTGGAACTGAGCCTGGAAATGATCGGCCAGCGCGTACGCTTCCAAGTCCGCGATCATGGCCCGGGCATCGCCGCCGACGACATTCAGCACCTGACCCAGCGCTTCTGGCGCAACGGCCAGAGCACCGGCTGCGGGCTAGGGCTGGCGATCGTCCAGGCCATTGTCCAGCGGTGCGGCTGCGGGCTGCATTTCGACAGCCGCCCGGATGGATTGCGGGTCGAATTGACGATGCCGGTGCAGGTGCTGCCCGGTTAA
- the dsbG gene encoding thiol:disulfide interchange protein DsbG, whose product MPRLRHLLTLAVAATLSQTPLLQAEELPAAIKKIEAKGAKIIGTFEAPDGLRGYAAQYQNRGMALYLTPDGQHVLLGNLYDANGKDLSAEPLQKLVYAPMAKAIWAKMEASNWIADGNKDAPRTVYLFSDPNCPYCNMFWEQARPWVKAGKVQLRHIMVGIIREDSPGKSAALLAAKDPEKTLAEHEKAGKGSPLKPLKDIPPAIQAKLDANQQLMDELELSATPAIFYLDEKGDLQQQQGAPSPDKLVKILGPK is encoded by the coding sequence ATGCCCCGCCTCCGCCACCTGCTGACCCTGGCCGTTGCCGCCACACTGTCGCAGACCCCGTTGCTCCAGGCCGAAGAATTGCCTGCGGCCATCAAGAAGATCGAAGCCAAGGGCGCGAAAATCATCGGCACCTTCGAGGCCCCGGACGGGTTGCGCGGTTACGCCGCGCAATACCAGAACCGTGGCATGGCGCTGTACCTGACCCCGGATGGGCAGCATGTCCTGCTGGGCAACCTGTACGACGCCAACGGCAAGGACCTGAGCGCCGAGCCGCTGCAAAAACTGGTCTATGCACCGATGGCCAAGGCCATCTGGGCGAAGATGGAAGCGAGCAACTGGATCGCCGACGGCAACAAGGACGCACCGCGCACGGTGTACCTGTTCAGCGACCCGAACTGCCCTTACTGCAACATGTTCTGGGAGCAGGCCCGGCCTTGGGTCAAGGCTGGCAAGGTGCAGTTGCGCCACATCATGGTGGGCATCATCCGCGAAGACAGCCCAGGTAAATCCGCCGCCTTGCTGGCCGCCAAGGACCCGGAAAAAACCCTGGCCGAGCATGAAAAAGCCGGCAAGGGCAGCCCGCTCAAACCACTCAAGGACATACCGCCCGCCATCCAGGCCAAACTGGACGCCAACCAGCAGTTGATGGACGAACTGGAACTGTCCGCCACCCCGGCGATTTTCTACCTGGATGAGAAAGGCGACCTGCAACAGCAGCAAGGCGCGCCGTCGCCGGACAAGCTGGTGAAGATTCTCGGGCCGAAGTGA
- a CDS encoding TlpA disulfide reductase family protein: MLTFTLGTFAIALNHLLLISALALATFVGWRVAKRGGENPESVLFVLFLLGLLAARIGFVVAYWQHYRDDPWQIVDLRDGGFLAWPGIVALLIGALLWARHRPALRRPLGFGVGSGLLFWLVATLSLTIYEQGTRLPDITLRTADGQTVKLTDYQGGPLVINLWATWCPPCRREMPVLEEAQQQRPDLTFLFVNQAESMQSVSTYLATQGLSLTNVLFDGSGRLGQAVGSMALPTTLFYSADGRLLGSHLGELSEASLARALENFETPGSTTVPHSATRKPPCPASATC, from the coding sequence ATGCTGACGTTCACCCTCGGCACCTTCGCCATCGCCCTTAACCACCTGTTGCTGATCAGCGCCCTGGCCCTGGCGACCTTCGTCGGCTGGCGGGTGGCCAAGCGCGGTGGCGAGAACCCCGAGTCGGTGCTATTCGTGCTGTTTCTACTGGGGCTTTTGGCCGCGAGGATCGGCTTCGTCGTCGCCTATTGGCAACATTACCGCGACGACCCTTGGCAGATCGTCGACCTGCGCGACGGCGGCTTCCTCGCCTGGCCGGGGATTGTGGCGCTGCTGATCGGCGCCTTGTTGTGGGCCCGGCACCGCCCGGCCCTGCGCCGACCGTTGGGCTTCGGCGTCGGCAGCGGCCTGCTGTTCTGGCTGGTGGCGACCCTGTCGCTGACGATTTATGAACAAGGCACCCGACTGCCGGACATCACCCTGCGCACCGCCGACGGCCAGACCGTGAAGCTCACCGACTACCAGGGCGGCCCGCTGGTGATCAACCTCTGGGCCACCTGGTGCCCGCCCTGCCGGCGAGAAATGCCGGTGCTCGAAGAAGCCCAGCAACAGCGCCCGGACCTGACCTTCCTGTTCGTCAACCAGGCCGAAAGCATGCAAAGCGTCAGCACCTACCTGGCCACCCAGGGCCTGAGCCTGACCAACGTATTGTTCGATGGCAGCGGCCGCCTCGGCCAGGCCGTGGGTTCCATGGCCCTGCCGACCACCCTGTTCTACAGCGCCGACGGCCGCCTGCTGGGCAGCCACCTGGGCGAATTGTCGGAAGCGAGCCTGGCCCGCGCCCTGGAAAACTTCGAAACACCGGGCTCGACCACGGTGCCCCACTCCGCCACAAGGAAACCGCCATGCCCCGCCTCCGCCACCTGCTGA
- a CDS encoding type 1 glutamine amidotransferase domain-containing protein translates to MKKLTTLATSVVLAGISVAAHADNVLVVLSDSDHLDLKNGQVFSTGFYLNELLQPVKLLLDAGHQVTFATPEGKAPTLDRSSVDKMYFNNDSAELERYQALLAQLNITAAKDSPVISLARVEQIGLEQFDALYIPGGHAPMQDLLTSALLGRVLTHFHDKGKTTALVCHGPIALLSTLPDAEGFVGQLAAKGQASGKADWIYAGYKMTVISNQEEELAKGLLGGGSMKFYPQTALEQAGGHYSSNTSPWTSHVVTDRELITGQNPASALAVGQALVKRLKR, encoded by the coding sequence ATGAAAAAGCTCACGACCTTGGCAACATCTGTCGTTCTGGCAGGCATCAGTGTCGCGGCCCATGCCGATAACGTGCTGGTGGTCCTGTCCGATTCCGATCATCTGGATTTGAAAAATGGCCAGGTCTTCTCCACCGGGTTCTACCTCAACGAGCTGCTGCAACCGGTGAAACTGTTGCTGGATGCCGGTCACCAGGTGACGTTCGCGACGCCCGAAGGCAAGGCGCCGACGCTGGACCGGTCCTCGGTGGACAAGATGTATTTCAATAACGACTCGGCGGAGCTGGAGCGCTATCAGGCGTTGCTGGCGCAGTTGAACATCACGGCGGCCAAGGACTCGCCGGTGATCAGCCTGGCCCGTGTCGAGCAGATCGGCCTGGAGCAGTTCGACGCCCTGTACATCCCAGGTGGGCATGCGCCGATGCAGGATTTGCTGACGAGCGCACTGTTGGGGCGGGTGCTGACGCACTTCCATGACAAGGGCAAGACCACCGCGCTGGTTTGCCACGGGCCAATCGCGCTGCTGTCGACGCTGCCTGATGCCGAGGGTTTCGTGGGTCAGTTGGCCGCCAAAGGCCAGGCCTCGGGCAAGGCCGACTGGATCTATGCCGGGTACAAGATGACGGTGATCAGCAATCAGGAAGAAGAGCTGGCCAAGGGCCTGCTGGGCGGCGGGAGCATGAAGTTCTATCCGCAAACCGCGTTGGAGCAGGCGGGAGGGCACTACAGCAGCAACACCTCGCCGTGGACGTCCCATGTGGTGACGGATCGGGAATTGATCACGGGCCAGAACCCGGCGTCGGCGCTGGCGGTGGGGCAGGCGTTGGTCAAGCGTCTGAAGCGCTGA
- a CDS encoding alpha/beta fold hydrolase, with the protein MPFATIDGQPLHYLDQGQGPVVLLGSSYLWDHTMWAPQIEVLSRHYRVIALDLWGHGQSGRLPEGMTSLDDLARQALTLMDHLDIDCFHLVGLSVGGMWGARLALAAPERVQSLVLMDTYVGVEPEPTRLYYFSLFDKIEAIGSIPEPLLDIVVPIFFRPGIDPQSALYQQFRATLAALPTERLRDSIVPLGRIIFGRDDILPRLHALDAKGTVVMCGDQDKPRPPSEALEMAELIGCARVLIPEAGHISNLENPQFVNEALLEFLRR; encoded by the coding sequence ATGCCCTTTGCAACGATCGACGGACAACCGCTTCACTACCTGGACCAAGGCCAGGGCCCGGTGGTGCTGCTGGGCAGCAGCTATCTGTGGGACCACACCATGTGGGCGCCGCAGATCGAGGTGTTATCCCGGCATTACCGGGTCATTGCCTTGGACCTGTGGGGCCACGGCCAGTCCGGGCGATTGCCCGAGGGCATGACCTCCCTGGACGACCTGGCCCGCCAGGCATTGACGTTGATGGATCACCTGGACATTGACTGCTTCCACCTGGTCGGGCTTTCGGTGGGCGGGATGTGGGGCGCTCGGCTGGCGCTGGCGGCGCCTGAGCGCGTGCAGTCGCTGGTATTGATGGACACCTACGTCGGCGTCGAGCCGGAGCCGACCCGGCTTTATTATTTTTCACTGTTCGACAAGATCGAGGCCATCGGCAGCATTCCCGAGCCGTTGCTGGACATCGTCGTGCCGATCTTCTTCCGGCCGGGCATCGATCCGCAGTCGGCGCTCTATCAACAGTTCCGCGCCACATTGGCCGCGCTGCCGACTGAACGACTGCGCGACAGCATCGTGCCGCTGGGGCGGATCATTTTCGGTCGGGACGACATCCTGCCACGCCTGCATGCCCTGGATGCCAAGGGCACAGTGGTGATGTGCGGCGACCAGGACAAACCCCGCCCGCCGTCCGAGGCGTTGGAAATGGCCGAGTTGATCGGGTGTGCCCGTGTGTTGATTCCGGAGGCGGGGCATATCTCCAACCTGGAGAACCCGCAATTCGTGAACGAGGCGTTGCTGGAGTTCCTGCGTCGCTGA
- a CDS encoding response regulator yields the protein MRVLVCEDDELIASGIVAGLTAQGLTVEHVATASAARAMVGVAEFDVMVLDLGLPDEDGLKLLRQLRQQGLETPVLILTARDSVTDRVDGLQAGADDYLLKPFDLRELAARLHTLLRRVAGRSVNLIEHGRLTYDPSSRETTLDGQPVDLSRREQSLLQALLHSRGRVLSSEQLKDSVYGFNDELESNALNVHIHHLRRKLGNGIVETVRGLGYRLGPADGGESSK from the coding sequence ATGCGCGTACTGGTCTGCGAAGACGATGAGTTGATTGCCAGCGGGATCGTTGCCGGCCTCACGGCGCAGGGCCTGACGGTCGAGCACGTGGCCACCGCATCGGCGGCGCGGGCGATGGTCGGCGTGGCGGAGTTCGATGTCATGGTGCTGGACCTGGGATTGCCCGATGAGGACGGTCTCAAGTTGCTCCGGCAACTGCGTCAGCAGGGGCTGGAAACGCCGGTGCTGATCCTCACCGCCCGTGACTCGGTGACCGACCGGGTCGATGGCTTGCAGGCCGGCGCCGATGACTATCTGCTCAAACCCTTCGACCTGCGCGAGCTCGCGGCGCGCCTGCATACGTTGCTGCGGCGCGTGGCGGGGCGTAGCGTCAACCTGATCGAGCACGGTCGCCTGACCTACGACCCCAGCAGTCGGGAGACCACCCTGGACGGCCAGCCGGTGGATCTGTCCCGGCGCGAGCAATCGCTGTTGCAGGCGCTCTTGCACAGTCGCGGTCGGGTGCTGTCCAGCGAGCAACTCAAGGACAGCGTCTACGGGTTCAACGACGAACTGGAAAGCAACGCCCTCAACGTCCATATCCATCACCTGCGGCGCAAGCTGGGTAACGGCATTGTCGAGACCGTGCGCGGCCTGGGTTATCGCCTGGGGCCGGCCGACGGCGGAGAGTCCTCCAAGTGA
- a CDS encoding LysR family transcriptional regulator: protein MPRRFDHLADVEAFVTVVEKGTLSAGAVALGTTPSVLSRAISRLEARLGVQLLRRTTRRLNLTDAGTLYLEQSRSAFALIDDAERRIQGQDGVLTGRVRLSVPTTYGHYRLPSLLSRFAQACPQVRVELSITNRNVDLVAEGYDLAIRLGPLPDSGLVGRKLEDARLCLVAAPQYLERAGTPRHLDELAAHACLPFVMPSSGRIAPWLFRLNQEDREWLPTGNVQVSDDVLGIVSLAQAGMGICQTYDFIVRERIERGELVALLEDVGGRSRPFSIIYPPHRQLPAAARALIDFLIGQ, encoded by the coding sequence ATGCCCCGTCGATTCGATCATCTGGCCGACGTGGAGGCCTTCGTCACGGTCGTGGAGAAAGGCACCCTCAGCGCCGGAGCCGTGGCGCTGGGCACCACACCTTCGGTCCTGAGCCGCGCCATTTCCCGCCTCGAAGCCCGGCTCGGGGTGCAACTGTTGCGACGCACGACCCGGCGGCTGAACCTGACCGATGCCGGCACGTTGTACCTGGAACAGTCGCGCTCGGCCTTTGCCCTGATTGACGACGCCGAGCGGCGAATCCAGGGCCAGGACGGTGTCTTGACCGGACGCGTGCGCTTGAGCGTACCGACCACCTACGGTCATTACCGCCTGCCATCGCTGCTGTCGCGTTTCGCCCAGGCGTGCCCGCAAGTTCGGGTCGAACTGAGCATCACCAACCGCAATGTCGATCTGGTCGCTGAGGGGTATGACTTGGCAATCCGCCTTGGGCCGCTGCCGGACAGCGGGCTGGTCGGGCGCAAACTCGAAGACGCCCGCCTTTGCCTGGTGGCTGCGCCGCAGTATCTGGAACGCGCCGGAACGCCCCGGCACCTCGATGAACTGGCTGCCCACGCTTGCCTGCCCTTCGTGATGCCCAGCAGCGGACGCATCGCACCCTGGCTGTTTCGCTTAAATCAGGAAGATCGAGAATGGCTGCCGACGGGCAATGTGCAAGTGTCCGACGATGTATTGGGCATCGTGTCCCTGGCTCAGGCCGGGATGGGGATCTGCCAGACCTATGACTTCATTGTCCGGGAGCGAATCGAGCGTGGGGAACTGGTGGCGTTGCTGGAGGACGTTGGCGGGCGCAGCCGACCGTTTTCGATCATCTACCCGCCCCATCGACAATTGCCAGCGGCGGCACGGGCGTTGATTGATTTTTTGATTGGGCAATAG